The stretch of DNA aggatcaagaactctcaatatatgatgaaaacataataggttcagatctgaaatcatggcactcgggccctagtgacaagcattaagcatagcaaagtcatagcaacatcaatctcagaacatagtggatactagggatcaaaccctaacaaaactaactcgattacatgataaatctcatccaacccatcaccttccagcaagcctacgatggaattactcacgcacggcagagcatcatgaaattggtgatggaggaaggttgatgatgacgtgatggcgatggattcccctctccggagccccgaacggactccagatcagccctcgtgagagagtttagggcttggcggcggctccgtatcgtaaaacgcgatgaatccttctccgatttttttctccccgaaagtgaatatatagagttggagttgaggtcgaaaGGGGCCCACTCCAGGGGGCATGGTTCCCAGGGTGGACAGTCATAATATGATGTACTAGGAGCACTGTCCGTGTGGAGGTCCACGGCGTTAGGCATAGCGGGAGACTGCCAGTGGGGTAGCGGCCCCCCGCCACCAACAACCCTCTGGACAACTGGAGAGCCCAAATCCTTCAACCTGACGTGGAGATCTTCCTTTCTCCAGTAAAAATTTTATATATTCCCCAATAATATTAATTCCCCGTTGATTTTTCAGGTCAGCTTTTCCGAGTAGAGCTAAATTTTTATTTCTGACAAACAAAAAAGTagaaaataacaccatggcaatttctGCTGATAAATCGAGCGTCCGAAACCAGGACGTTTGACGGTAGTTGACCATTGTCAAAATCAATGGAACGTTTTTAAAGTCCCAAAACGAACGGGGCAAAAACGAAGTTGTTTGGAAAGTTGTACTGCGGACGGAGACACCCTCTATTCCTCCCACAAAACACAATCTGTCATCACTTTATACTGGTTTTTTATTTTCACTTGGTATTCTATTATTGGCACCAATCTAGTACTGTTAGGTATATCTACCAAGATCTAATTGATCTTAACCTGCAAATTATACCATGCATTCTTAGTAGGGGATGAACTATTCCAAATTTACGCGGTGTTATAAATTCGGTTTCTTATCTATCTCGTATAAAGTAGTAGGCGGTTCATAAAATATAGTACTGTAAAGTTGATAATTCTCGCTCGCATGAGATGCACTAAAATGTTCATTCTGTGATAAAGATTTTACCGTCTGGTTTAGTGTCCTTTTAATGCCATTGCAGCTTCATTAGTTCCTTATTGTCTCAGCCTGTTTGTCGATTAAGAGCGTGTTTTTTATTTAAATGAATGCTATGTATAGAGATTCTAATATGTTCGGTTCTCTTTCTTGTGTCTAAACAGATACTTTATCAAAGGTAGAGAAGATAATGTTCTCCGCTAGTTTAACTTGCCGTAAAGTATGGACCTTAACAAACTTATTTTCCTAACGATGAATTCAAAAGCGAATTACGCAAAGGTTCTTGCTTTCATTGCATTGATAGGTAGAAGTAGTGATATGTAGAAGAAGTAGCATACAGCAATTACAGAAACCACCTCTGACAAGCACGAACACGCAGTGCGGCATGAGTCAGAAGGTGGGGCTTACAAATAGAATAATGGGGTGTACGCGCCCCCAAGGCGGAAAAAACTATGTCTCCGGCAAAATGGTGCAAATTCCTTTGGCGCCCGCCCGGGCCCAGGCTCTAGCCTCGTCCTTGATCATCGACGAGAGGTGTGGGACAGATGCCCTGTCCCCGTCGAAGATGCAGGCGTTGTGTTGCTTCCAGATCCACCAAGCAATGAGCAGGACAACTGAAGTGatctacaagaaatatgtcaacttgtgacattgactattggtcactgaatggtcattattttccatttgtaacctttttgtgaccaaaaacagatgGTCAAAAGCTGgtggtcgtaaactgaaattaacgaccttctgtgtgagaaggtcgtagacgtttacgaccaaaatatgcctactattttgttttggtcactagcagcctccccaggccacgtaggcatccgacatggcaatctgatgtggcacaaaaaTCAGCCCGATCCAATTCGGTATTTATATGGGCCAAGCCCATTAATTTGGCCTTTTTAATATTTATTTTTCCTAGCTACATTGGCTGGCCCAGCAATTCAACATTTTTGCGATCCATTTCAAATTTGGGCCTCACGATTTTTACAGTGCATTTAATTTTGGGGCCTTGGCCTTTTTGCAATCCGATTTTTGGGCCTTGGCCTCTTTGTGATCCATTCTTTTTGGGCTGTAGCCATTTCCACCAGTTTTTCATTTGGTCCAATAGACATTTTGGCCAGTTTTTAATTTGGGCCACGCCTCTTTGTTTCAAATACAATTTACAGCAGAGACATAGAATCAACCCAAATTCAATACAAATATATTCTCTTTTTGACCACTTTCAGTCCAAGAATACATTTCAAGTAAAGATAGAATAATATTCCAACGATTTGTACATATATCCTAGCATTTGAACAATAAGTTCAGCAAGCAAATATACACCAAATTCCCAGCAAGATCAACAATACATCCAAATTCCCTAAAAATACGGCATTACAACAAACATATAAAGCAAGTCGTTGACTTGGACTTCCAGCTTCTTCAAAAAAATCAGCACATAACTCTCCTGTAGATGAGAAGAAAAGCCACATGTTCAGTCTTAATATGGGTAATATATGCTAAAAATAAATCCAAGAACCGTGCAAGAGCCCTAGGTTTTACTATCATTTGGACATCCAGATTGGCGATCCTTCCTTACCTAATGTGTTGCAAGTCCAAATAAATTAATAAACAATCCATTTTATAGAGCAAATGATATGCCCCCCTTTTATCTAAAATGGTGGTGTATGCTAGTGACAGAACAAGGGGTAAGACTGTTATGATATGCCAGATTGCCAGCAACAGTGCTTACATGCATCTTCATATTTCAAAAGGTAACATGCATCACATCAAAAAATTGTAAGCATTGAACCTACATCATATCTATAGTAACATCACCAAGCAGGTTGCATGTGTATGCTAGAAATCAAGAATCAAAAGGACTTCAGCTTGTttcgaatatcttgcctttgttGCTCCCAGTTCAGTAAAGAAATAGTTGAGCAGTGAGCGCTTCGCCTCATGGACTTGGCAGTGCACAATAGATTTCAGAATGGAGCATAAATAGAATACCTGAAAAAGAACAATAAAGAGCTATACAGTTAAGTAAGCATCCTTGGTTGTTCAAATAAGTGGAGAGAACAATAAAAAGCTACAGTCTAGAATTTCTGTTAAGAAACAGTAACTTGATGTAAAGTCGCTTGAAAATAGAAAACACCTTACAAGCTTGTAAAGCTTACCATGATTTCAAAAGCATGGGTTATATAATCTTTTATGCCATCCTCCCAAAATTTGGCTAGATGATTCTGCAACTGTAGTTGTACCCAGCTGCTCAAAATATAAACATATAGATGAGTGCTTCACACATGTCACCAGAGGTAAATAGCAATACAcattgtcgggtggtaggtgcgacatatgccaacgggtggcttatcattgcgagagccagtaagacgtcgccggtgcctggaagcgggatgaggcgaagacatgcacgccggcgtatcttacccagcttcggggctctccgtggagataacacccctactgctgctctgcggggtctccgcatgatcactagatgaatgagtggctacaagatgctccttgagctgtttggcgagaggaggaagaagggcacggctgtAACGCCCCAgttataactttcccaatttgtactccaactcttgccgtttccggcattaagttatatttatttctcgggttcgggtctttgtcttcgtgtgttgttttcgttttcatgcatctcatatcatgtcatcatgtgcattgcatttgcatacgtgttcatctcatgcattcgagcattttccccgttgtccgttttgcattccggcgcttcgttctcctccggtcatttctagctttctttcgtgtgtggggattaaacatttccggattggaccgagacttgtcatgcggccttggtttactaccggtagaccgcctgtcaagtttcgtcatttggacttcgtttgatactccaacggttaaccgagggaccgaaaaggcctcgtgtgtgttgcagcccaacacccctccaattggcccaaaacccaccaaactctgctccatgtcctagagcgttcgatcacgatcgcgtggccgaaaaccgcacctcatttggactctcctagctctacttatgcctatatataccccctccattttcggatctcgtcttccccgtccaaaccctacTAAAAAAAAGATCtccgccgacggacgtgtccgcccccggccggacagcgtccgccgcgCCGCAGCCTCGCCAGCCGCCACGTGGCAGGCCAGCCGCCATCGCCGCGGCCGCCGGCCCGCAGGCCCACGCGGGGCCCTCCCCGCCGCCCCGTCATctcccgccccgccgccgcacgcccgcagccgccgccgcctgcatCGCTGGCGCCCCGCCCGCaccggccaccgccgccccgtGCGTCCCTCCGCGCGCCCGCGCCCCGAGAACCCCGCCGGCCGCTGCCCACCTCCGCCGCGGATCCGGCCGGGGCTGGCCGGATCtgcctctccggcgacctccggCGTCTTCCCCGACAACTCCGGCGAGCTTCTCCGGCCGACCTCGGTTCCTGTGCAAATCTGGATCTGAGATTCGTTTTGACCTaacggttgacttttccctctccTCCAGATTTTTTGCCTACTTTGaccgcccgtaactttgcatccgtagctccgatttgggcatataatatatcaaaatgttcgtctcgacgagtacatcatttcattccattgcatcattttcatttgagttcatattgatgcccaaaatgctgttagaaggaggcttcgtgagttaattgtcagatctgctagttcatcttagacttttgtcatttttgccatgattattgtgtgcatgctatgcctgtgagtccttcatatgttttgttaagcattttgtcttctttccagaggtgcaacccatgcatttttaggatgtgtgtggtgacttgtgcaagcttgcaaagtgaggcacccggtaaatctgttttcagggacttagttgtttttccactaagtctgggatattttagttcatgatgccatatgttcagcttgtttcctagtgatccgtgcctcttttgaggatgatcagtaaaggagttttgtttaATCATGTTAttatctatccatccatgtctttgttgcaattatggagcaccagtagcttgagtcaatcgagctctacttttgcttcgtggtgaatctgcaGATCGTCagactcgtttgcgattttgccgatgttattgtagttgatccgtgcatgctatgccattgttcttgccatgtctaagcttgtattttgtgccttctattaatggatgtatgctgccttgctgtgacttgcaccatggtgagtgcatcgagctcgtttacatgccttcgtgagttatatttcagcatgtctcagttttcaccaagtctgaaaactgattgtgttttagctatgttcgtgtgcccgttaatatattttgtgaacccttttggccccaggtcactttgggtcttttgttaagcttgttgagtagctccatgccatgttcttacttgccTTAATCAGATCATATATCATGTTGTTTTtctgctccgaagagagcatcgtgatctgaaatttcagacaagtgttaatttcactaagtctggaatctgttttgcatattcatttttgccatgcttgtttgaacctcataatggatgaattggccgtggctcagtgctagtcttttgttaagcatcttgtgtgcatccctgcccatgtattttgttgtcatgtttggtggctgtagcatgttcatttcgttgcatttagatgcctacttgctgtaaatcgcagaccggtgtcatatcttaaaacgcttgccatttccaaaccgtaactccgattcNNNNNNNNNNNNNNNNNNNNNNNNNNNNNNNNNNNNNNNNNNNNNNNNNNNNNNNNNNNNNNNNNNNNNNNNNNNNNNNNNNNNNNNNNNNNNNNNNNNNNNNNNNNNNNNNNNNNNNNNNNNNNNNNNNNNNNNNNNNNNNNNNNNNNNNNNNNNNNNNNNNNNNNNNNNNNNNNNNNNNNNNNNNNNNNNNNNNNNNNNNNNNNNNNNNNNNNNNNNNNNNNNNNNNNNNNNNNNNNNNNNNNNNNNNNNNNNNNNNNNNNNNNNNNNNNNNNNNNNNNNNNNNNNNNNNNNNNNNNNNNNNNNNNNNNNNNNNNNNNNNNNNNNNNNNNNNNNNNNNNNNNNNNNNNNNNNNNNNNNNNNNNNNNNNNNNNNNNNNNNNNNNNNNNNNNNNNNNNNNNNNNNNNNNNNNNNNNNNNNNNNNNNNNNNNNNNNNNNNNNNNNNNNNNNNNNNNNNNNNNNNNNNNNNNNNNNNNNNNNNNNNNNNNNNNNNNNNNNNNNNNNNNNNNNNNNNNNNNNNNNNNNNNNNNNNNNNNNNNNNNNNNNNNNNNNNNNNNNNNNNNNNNNNNNNNNNNNNNNNNNNNNNNNNNNNNNNNNNNNNNNNNNNNNNNNNNNNNNNNNNNNNNNNNNNNNNNNNNNNNNNNNNNNNNNNNNNNNNNNNNNNNNNNNNNNNNNNNNNNNNNNNNNNNNNNNNNNNNNNNNNNNNNNNNNNNNNNNNNNNNNNNNNNNNNNNNNNNNNNNNNNNNNNNNNNNNNNNNNNNNNNNNNNNNNNNNNNNNNNNNNNNNNNNNNNNNNNNNNNNNNNNNNNNNNNNNNNNNNNNNNNNNNNNNNNNNNNNNNNNNNNNNNNNNNNNNNNNNNNNNNNNNNNNNNNNNNNNNNNNNNNNNNNNNNNNNNNNNNNNNNNNNNNNNNNNNNNNNNNNNNNNNNNNNNNNNNNNNNNNNNNNNNNNNNNNNNNNNNNNNNNNNNNNNNNNNNNNNNNNNNNNNNNNNNNNNNNNNNNCGGATCACGCCGGTATACAACAAGGACGGAGGAATGGAGTGAGAAAAGCGGGACTCCGGGTGAGTTTTTTGTGCGGGCGGGGGTGTCGGAGTCCGACGTGCCGCAAACCTCCTCAAGATTTGTTTCTAGCGTTCAAATTTGCTTCTAGTAATTCGCAAGAATTCAAACATACATACGGGGCGTTGAAGGGCTTAAAGTGTCCGGACATTTATGGGTGGTTTGATGCACGTGGTTAGATGCCCTGGTCTGTACCACTCCCAGGATCCAAGTAGCACTTGGCAGTGGGAAAGTCGCCTTCTGAATTCTTCAGGGAGAGGGGGGAGCGCTCGCAGGCAGGACCAGGTCCCCTATTCTTCGCTTTCAACGCCAGTGCACCTACCGAATGAATTCACTCGTTGCTCTAACGCGCCCGTCAACGCGGGGGTTTGGAAGCAGCGATCCGCGCTCCGCCTCCGGCTCCGGCCCCTTCCTAAACGTGTGGCGTGGCCTTCCTCTTATTTGGCCTCGTCGAGAATTGTCATCCTCACATCTCTTCTCCCCGCTGGCTGCTTCCGCGCTCGCTGTCACGGGAGCTGGAGGGAGACTTTTCTCCTGCTTCGCTTCCTCGCCCGGTCGTCCTGCTCCTACTGGTTGCTTGCTTGCTTTGGGATCCGCGTTGCAGAAAAGAAAATACGCAGAGCTATTTTATCTTCTTCGCTCTGCGCCCGTGGGAGATCGGGCTGCGAATGATCAGCGAGCGGTGGACGAAGAGACGAGGAATCTGAGACTGAGAATTTGACCGGCATCGATCGAGGTAAACCCTCCATCAGTTCTTGGTCCTGCTCATGAATTCTTGCCGACTAGGGTAGGTTGGATAACAGAGGACGCGATCATGTAGAAATCTCGATGCATATGGGGGATGGTGGTCTCTCCAACCCTAGCTGCCCACTGATTCGACATGCCAGATGCTATGATTGCTAACCCAACTCGTTTCCTGCAGCTCGTGTCGTGAGAAGAGGAGGCCGGAGACGACGGGGGCCATGGAGAGCGAGCAGGTGAAGCGGCGGTTCGGGCGGTGCCCCTACTGCCGCGCCATGATCTACCAGGACCCGCAGGCCGTCATCTACTACTGCAGCAAGTGCCGCACGCCCATCCGAGGCAAGAACCCGGAGCCCACGGACGACACCGAGTACTCGCTGGCGCAGCTCGAGATCCTCTCCTTCGACACCATGTCCACCTACTCCGACGAGACGGATCCGCCCAATGGCGGAGACCTCGAGCCGGGCAGCCGGGACAACGGGGTCGCGTCCTCCTCGTCCGCGTACCGGCCCTACAGCGCGATCAGGACCGGTCCAAGGAGCGGCGATCTGGGCCGGCACGACGAAGCGGATCAGGTTCGGCGAAGCGGGTCGCCGCTCCACAGCCGCGTGAGCGAGCTCCGGCCGGCGTCCCGGAGGACCAGGCGGCCGGCGAGCGCTGACCTCGACGCGCCCAAGGACGGAGGCGGCGAGTTCGACGTGCCGCGGACGAGGTCGGCCTCGTCCTACGGCCGCCTGGCGTCGCCGCTCAACTCGCAGGAACTCGAGGCGGCGATGGGCATGGTGGGGGATGGACCGGCCGCTGGTGTGGCCTCGAGATCGCCGCTGGCTGACCCGGGGTTCCAGCAGAACCTCCTGCACGCTCTCGAGAACCTCCGGAAGCTCATCGTGGCCGTCGAGGAGCCGCTCAGAGTCGACGCGCCCCGGCTCGCTCCTGGTGTGCCTCCCAAGAGCGCGCCTGGCAGCAACAGCGCCCCTCAGAAAGTCACGCGGCGCGACTCCCGCATCCTGCGCCGCCTCGAGTCGCAGCTCGCCCAGGCATTGCCGGCCACCGACAGCGGCCGGCGCCTTCGCAAGCCCAACACCTCGTCGTCATTGTCTTCGTGGATGTCTGCGTCGGCGTCGGCATTGGCACCGGTGTCGGAACCGGCATCGGCATCGAGCAGCCGGCGCGGGGCGTCGGCGAGGCACCTAATCTGCCGCCCGGTCATGGGCGGCACGCCGTTCGTCCTCTGCGACAAGTGCGAGGAGATACTGCTGCTACCGGCCGGCCTATCTGTAGACAAATTCGCCAGGCTGCAGTGCGGCGGCTGCGACGAAATGCTCGAGGTGACGCtgccggcgaggggcggcggctcGACGACGGACCGGCCGAGGAAGATATTCTCCGCGCCGCAGCCAGCTGGTTTTGGCGCCGACGACGCGGAGGAGCAGAACACGCGTGCAACTGCGAGGAGCCGTTTGAGCGGCGAGCAGCTACGGCAGGGCCCCGACCATGGGCTACTCCACCACGTGCTCGGCTACAGCTCGGTGAGCTCGGTTCTCCGGAGCCGTCGGTACGACGACGAGGACAGCTGAGCAAacatttgccttccgcttctccTGGCGCGTAAAGATGCAATTGAATTGTGGATATTTACAACCATTCTTCATTTTTTTGTTATTGTGTAAGAGATCTGATTCTTTTGGGGCGATGAGGAGGATGAGTAGtttttctctcttcttttttgGAAGCCAGGATGAATAGTTATTTGATTCATCAAAATACTGCTATTTTAGTGTACATACTACTAAATCAAACTGGGGGGGTTCCATTGCATTGCACCAAACCAACACCAGGTCCTAGGAGGCGCGCACTCGCCCCGCGTCGTCTCCTCTGGAGGCGACTCGGGCGGACCCCCGACCCCCGCCGCCGAAGCCCACCCCCTCCTCCcgctcctccctcgccgccgccggcacaCGTCACTGGGCAAAGCCCGCTGGCAGCTGGCGGCGGCGGGACCAACCCTTTTTATCCGCGCGGGGAGCTCCTGGCGGCTGGCGGCTGCTGGATCTCGCGGTGGTGCGCGGCGGTTGTCCGGCTAGGCGGGCTCTCGAGTTGCGGCGGCTCGGGGTTTGCCGGTGTTGGCTGCtgggcggcccgtgcggtggagCCGGGCTCGCCCTGGGTTGGTGCGGGCGCGCGTACATCTGGCCCAGATTTGGTGGGTTTGCGTGGCTCCAGATCTGGGCGAGCGACCGCGTCCTACGGCCTCCCTCCCGCCATCCTGCGCTTCTGCGCCGATGGTGCCTGCTGCCGGCTCCGGCTGGTCCAGCTCATGTGAGGGTGGAGGTGGAGGGGGTCCCAGGCTTCATGGCGGCGGCTCTTGCGGCCCCTCTTCTCGTGGCGCAGTGGGGGTGCTCCTCTCCCCTCCCAGGGCCTGCTGCGGCGGCCAGAGGTGACCCGGTCTTCGGATTTTGAGGCGAGGCGTTCGTGTTTGGCTCCGGGTGAAAACCTTGTAGAGACCTCGGTCGATGCCGGTGACGCGCGATGCTTTTTGGTGTCGTTCTCCTCCCTGTAGGCGCGTTCCTGAGGAGTCCAATTCACCCAAATCCCTCGAGTCTGGGGTCTCCGGGCGAAAGTCCATGATCTGGTTTGCTGGATCGGGCGACGACGGCGTCGTGTACGTCGCTACCTCCTTGGAGGCGTCGTCTTGGAGACATTGACTGTGGGTGGTAACCGACGGCTTATGTGGTTGGTTGGCGGTGGTGGGTGGCTGATGGTGGTGGTAGTGCGGCCGGTTTGGGGTCGACGGTGGTTGGAGCCCCTCTTTGGCGGTGTTCTTCTTGTGTTCTTGCTCCTGCGCTTTTTGGTGCGTCTCTGCTTGGCGATGTCAAGCGACTTCGCCGGTGGCACACAGGTGTCGTGGCGTCATCTCGGCCCCTCGTGATTGTTCAATTGCACCCCCGACGCAGGTGGTGTCGTGGCGTTGTGCAGTCTTGGTTGCGTGCTGCCTTCGAGTGCGTCGACGGTACAGTGTCATGGTTTTGTCTGCTTGGCGATGCCGACTTTGCCTGCGGTACACAGGCGCCGTGGCGTCGTCTCATCCTCGCGTGACCGTTCGAATGCACCCCCGACGCAGGTGGTGTCGTGGCGTTGTGCAGTCTTGGTTGCGTGATGCCTCCGATTGCGTCGATGGTGCAGTGCCTTGGCTTGGTCTCGGCTGGCCAATGCCGTCCGATCTCACTGGTGGTGCTCTGTGTTGTGTCGGGGCGTGTTTTCCCTCTTTGTTCTCCCCTGTCTATTTGTTGTGGCGTGTGCTGTTTTCGCTTTATCTCTTCTCCTCCTGTGCCCCCCTGTAATTCCGGTTCGCTTGAACCCATCCCGCAAAAGGCTGCGAAGCCTTATAGGCAATTTGAATACAATTCAGGTGGGGGAGTTCTCTCCCTCCCTGGTGAccttcaaaaaaaaatcaaacttGAAAAGTTATATGAGATTTGTCTCTATACACGGTGTGGAGATTACAAATTATCCCCTTTTAGGTACTCCCTCTATGAACAAATGCAGAACGTTTTAGAGCAATAAGGGCTAATTCTTTTGGGCGGCTTTAAAAATAAATTGTCTCTCTTCAGCTTAAAAAATAGGGAAGTGCTATGCGTCGGCCGGCGgttctttttaaaagatccaccGTCTCGCGAGCCGTCCGATATAAGATGCTCAACATACTATCTCATTTCGCAACAAGAGTGTTGTTTTAGAAACAACAGTGACTATTGCAACAAAGAGCTTGGTTTCAGGAACATCAGTGACGATTGCAAAAAGAGCTTTGTTTCACAAACATTGATGACGTTGTCAAAAGTATCTCTGTATATGGTTCCTCTTTGCAACAAGAGCATTGTTTCAGAAACACAGCTTTGTTCAGAAAACATGCTCTGCTGAAGGAGCACCGTGAGCCGCTGCCGTTGCAGGTCCTTGCTATGATGCTCGCCGTCAACCCCATCGGACCTCGACGAGACGAGCCCCCGCCGCTCCCGGGCGTCCCCACCTCCGACCCGCGGCTCATCCTCGTCGAATCCGACAAGATCCGGCTGGAATCCTTGCCATCGTCGCCTTCCTAGCCGCATGTGTCGCCACCCCTCGCGGCTCCCGGACGTCCCTGCCTCCTGCCCGCGCCCCATCCTCGTCGGATCCGACGAGATTCCTCGCCTCCATAGCCCTCCAGCCGCAAGTCACCGCCGCTGCAAAAAAGGGCCAGGAAGTTGCAAATTCTCCTTTCTGAAACAATTGCTCAGTTGCAGAAATGGTGTGTACACAGAGGTGGGAGTGGGGTTGCTCTCGGCCGTCTGATCAGCTGACGATCTGACGGACGGACTGCGCGATCCGCCGGTTGAAGGTAAGCTTTTCCCTAAAAAATAAGCCGTCCTCTAAATTCGTTGAGACTTCTAAATTAGTTATCCATCACTAGTTTAGAAGCCTCAGTGAATAAGAGACACAGCTGGGGAGGAGGCGACTTATTTCTTAAGTTGCCCGAAGAACTGGCCCTACATAATAccccctctgtaaagaaatataaaagcgTTCGACTGCTTTTGTAACTAAATATATAATAGTCTACTATCTTTGTAACTAAATATAAGACATCTTTGGCTCTGGGGTGCAAATGCTCCCTAATGAACAATAAATTCAAAATAAATAGCaaataaaattttaaaattctgatTTTTTAGATGTTCTTGTTAGGTAACAAGCGTGCTTGACAATTTTCATGCGAAACGGGATGATGGTGCTTCGTCGGTGAAAAAGACAAAAATAAGTGTAACATTTGAAGGTAACATTTGTCGTTCGACTTTATTTTTTTTCATTTATCAAAATACTTAAGCTTTCCTTCAAAAAACTTGCAGGTAGCATTTTGGTGTGACAACGGACACATTTATCTTTTTAAAAATTTGACATTTGCAAAAAAACATTTTTGACAGGCAGGAGCATATGCTCCCAACAGCCGAATTGGATTTCCGGTTTTTGTAGTTCATCTTATATTTAGTTACAGAGGATTTTTAACGGtaccatctctctctctctgtgcgCGCGCCTCATGGTTTCTTCTTTCCTCT from Triticum urartu cultivar G1812 chromosome 3, Tu2.1, whole genome shotgun sequence encodes:
- the LOC125545134 gene encoding uncharacterized protein LOC125545134 — encoded protein: MESEQVKRRFGRCPYCRAMIYQDPQAVIYYCSKCRTPIRGKNPEPTDDTEYSLAQLEILSFDTMSTYSDETDPPNGGDLEPGSRDNGVASSSSAYRPYSAIRTGPRSGDLGRHDEADQVRRSGSPLHSRVSELRPASRRTRRPASADLDAPKDGGGEFDVPRTRSASSYGRLASPLNSQELEAAMGMVGDGPAAGVASRSPLADPGFQQNLLHALENLRKLIVAVEEPLRVDAPRLAPGVPPKSAPGSNSAPQKVTRRDSRILRRLESQLAQALPATDSGRRLRKPNTSSSLSSWMSASASALAPVSEPASASSSRRGASARHLICRPVMGGTPFVLCDKCEEILLLPAGLSVDKFARLQCGGCDEMLEVTLPARGGGSTTDRPRKIFSAPQPAGFGADDAEEQNTRATARSRLSGEQLRQGPDHGLLHHVLGYSSVSSVLRSRRYDDEDS